Proteins encoded within one genomic window of Perognathus longimembris pacificus isolate PPM17 chromosome 28, ASM2315922v1, whole genome shotgun sequence:
- the Kantr gene encoding KDM5C adjacent transcript, whose product MSPFSLLILVICAFSLFFLINLTRGLSILLVFSKNQLLALLLLSIVSLFSISLISALIFFDLLPSTFFGFILLFFF is encoded by the coding sequence ATGTCTCCTTTTTCATTGCTAATACTGGTGATTTGTGccttctcactttttttcttgATCAATCTCACCAGAGGTTTGTCTATTTTATTAGTCTTTTCCAAGAACCAACTTTTAGCTTTGCTCCTCCTCTCTATTgtgtctttgttttctatttctttaatttCTGCTCTTATCTTTTTTGACCTTCTTCCATCCACATTTTTTGGGtttattctgttgtttttcttctga